One Temnothorax longispinosus isolate EJ_2023e chromosome 8, Tlon_JGU_v1, whole genome shotgun sequence genomic region harbors:
- the Atp8a gene encoding probable phospholipid-transporting ATPase IA isoform X3 — protein MQPARRNPRVPSPEPLRPFTPPDLSSIPHMDGTPLHNGSGNNNGGNGNSGNASPAVNRANDGAQQESTGPFIVGSPIDLGDIDNVDNIGLRLDPVRRSSRRRAREHIELQETGSPDSDVGPVRAENGGSQGDDQLAGQQNDGEERVIFVNAPHQPAKYRNNHVTTAKYSFLSFVPLFLFEQFRRYSNCFFLFIALMQQIPDVSPTGRWTTLVPLIFILSVSALKEIVEDVKRHRADDETNMREVEVLREGRWQWIQWRAIAVGDVVKVHNNTFFPADLIMLSSSEPQGMSFIETANLDGETNLKIRQAHSDTANLLDTAELMNFHANIQCEPPNRHLYEFHGVLRETNKQSVALGPDQLLLRGAMLRNTRWVFGVVIYTGHDTKLMQNNTATAPLKRSTLDRLINTQTLMLFFILLLLCILSAIFNAVWTNANKEGLWYLGLQEEMTKNFAFNLLTFIILFNNLIPISLQVTLEVVRFVQATFINMDIEMYHPETNTPAMARTSNLNEELGIVKYIFTDKTGTLTKNVMEFKRCSVGGRLYDLPNPSNGHGSTSDSNCDLIKDILEGRAVRDPSNPIDKKKAEHAAILHEFMVMLSVCHTVIPEKIDDSIIYHAASPDERALVDGARNFNYVFDMRTPSYVEIKALGETQRYEILNVIEFTSARKRMSVIVKTPEGKIKIFCKGADSAIYERLMSASLETSDLDLEHADDFRETTLEHLEAFATDGLRTLCFASAEIPENVYQWWRESYHKASISVRNRETMLDQAANFIESKLTLLGATAIEDQLQDQVPETIQAFIQADIHVWVLTGDKQETALNIGYSCKLITHGMPLYIINESSLDKTREVIIQRCLDFGIDLKCKNEVALIIDGSTLDYALSCDIRMEFLELCSACKVVICCRVSPIQKAEVVDLITSNKKAVTLAIGDGANDVAMIQKAHIGVGISGVEGLQAACASDYSIAQFRFLKRLLFVHGSWNYSRMCKLILYSFYKNICLYVIELWFAIYSGWSGQILFERWSIGLYNVVFTAAPPLAMGLFDKVCSAETHLAHPGLYATKNNGESFFNIKVFWVWIINGLIHSSLLYWLPLMALKQDVAWANGRDGGYLLLGNFVYTYVVVTVCAKAGLIINSWTWVTHLATWGSIILWFLFILIYSNFWPVLNVGAVMLGNDRMLFSSPVFWLGLILIPTAVLLLDVTVKAVRNTIWKSVTEAARENEIKKSDPGDIFNNQDYRSSLTETARLLKNVKSVFTRRSNAASRVSVEVELSQINELRPLLLRMLRDADGFAFSQEEGGSVTQTDVIRAYDTNLPKPGGM, from the exons ATGCAACCAGCCAGGAGGAACCCCCGGGTTCCCAGTCCTGAGCCGTTGCGGCCGTTCACCCCGCCGGACCTCTCTTCCATACCCCATATGGACGGCACACCCCTGCACAACGGCAGCGGCAACAACAACGGCGGCAACGGCAACAGCGGTAACGCGTCACCGGCGGTCAACCGGGCGAACGACGGCGCACAACAGGAATCCACCGGGCCGTTCATCGTCGGCAGTCCCATCGATCTCGGGGATATCGATAATGTCGACAATATCGGTCTCCGTCTGGACCCCGTCAGACGCAGCAGCAGACGGAGAGCGCGGGAGCACATCGAGCTCCAGGAGACCGGCTCGCCGGATTCCGATG TTGGCCCGGTAAGGGCGGAAAATGGTGGCTCACAGGGCGACGATCAGCTAGCCGGGCAACAGAATGACGGCGAAGAGAGGGTCATTTTCGTCAATGCCCCTCATCAGCCGGCGAAATACAGAAACAATCACGTTACTACCGCCAAGTATTCATTTCTGTCGTTCGTACCCCTGTTCCTGTTCGAACAATTCCGCCGCTACAGTAACTGCTTCTTCCTGTTCATCGCACTCATGCAG caAATACCAGACGTATCTCCGACAGGACGCTGGACAACATTGGTTCCACTGATTTTCATTCTTAGCGTGTCCGCTTTGAAAGAGATAGTCGAGGACGTT AAGAGGCACAGAGCGGACGATGAAACAAACATGAGAGAGGTGGAGGTGCTGAGGGAAGGGCGCTGGCAGTGGATACAGTGGCGCGCCATAGCCGTCGGCGATGTGGTTAAG GTTCACAACAACACTTTCTTCCCCGCTGACTTGATTATGTTGTCGTCGTCGGAACCACAGGGTATGTCCTTCATAGAGACCGCCAACCTGGACGGCGAGACGAATCTGAAGATCCGACAGGCCCATTCCGACACTGCCAATCTCTTAGATACTGCGGAATTAATGAATTTTCACGCGAACATTCAATGCGAGCCGCCCAACAGGCATTTATACGAGTTTCACGGAGTCCTACGGGAGACCAATAAACA GAGTGTAGCTTTAGGGCCCGATCAATTGTTACTCCGTGGCGCGATGTTGCGGAACACACGGTGGGTGTTCGGTGTAGTCATATACACGGGACACGATACGAAACTCATGCAGAATAATACCGCGACAGCGCCGTTGAAGCGATCCACCCTGGATCGGTTGATCAACACGCAGACACTGATGCTATTTTTCATACTTCTTCTGTTGTGCATTCTTTCCGCGATATTCAACGCCGTGTGGACGAACGCCAACAAGGAAGGCCTCTGGTACCTGGGATTGCAAG AGGAAATGACTAAGAACTTCGCTTTCAATCTGCTGACGtttattattctcttcaataatttaataccgATATCGCTGCAAGTGACGCTCGAGGTAGTGAGATTCGTTCAGGCTACGTTTATTAACATGGACATAGAAATGTATCACCCGGAAACGAACACTCCGGCGATGGCTCGTACGAGTAACCTGAACGAGGAACTCGGGATAGTTAAGTACATATTCACGGATAAAACCGGCACCCTTACGAAGAACGTCATGGAGTTTAAGCGGTGTTCAGTCGGCGGAAGATTGTATGA TTTGCCAAATCCTTCAAACGGCCACGGAAGTACGAGTGACAGCAATTGCGATTTAATTAAGGATATTTTGGAAGGAAGAGCCGTGCGGGACCCCTCGAATCCTATCGACAAGAAGAAAGCGGAGCACGCAGCCATACTTCACGAGTTTATGGTCATGTTATCAGTTTGCCACACGGTTATTCCCGAAAAAATAGACGATTCCATAATCTATCACGCTGCGTCTCCTG ATGAAAGAGCGCTGGTAGATGGGGCACGTAACTTTAACTACGTGTTTGACATGCGAACGCCCAGCTACGTGGAAATCAAAGCTCTAGGCGAGACGCAGCGATACGAAATCCTGAACGTTATAGAATTCACCTCGGCCAGGAAGCGTATGTCGGTGATCGTGAAAACGCCCGAgggaaagattaaaattttttgcaaaggCGCGGACTCGGCTATTTACGAAAGATTGATGTCGGCTTCTTTAGAAACTAGCGATCTTGATTTAGAACACGCGGATGATTTTCGTGAGACGACCCTAGAGCATTTGGAAGCTTTCGCCACGGACGGATTGCGAACGCTTTGTTTCGCCTCCGCGGAAATACCCGAAAATGTTTATCAG TGGTGGCGCGAATCGTATCATAAAGCGTCGATCAGTGTTAGGAATCGCGAAACTATGTTGGATCAAGCTGCGAATTTTATTGAGAGTAAACTCACGTTATTAGGGGCAACTGCGATTGAAGATCAACTACAAGATcaa GTTCCAGAAACGATACAGGCTTTTATACAAGCTGATATCCATGTCTGGGTATTGACGGGAGATAAGCAGGAAACCGCCCTAAATATCGGTTACTCGTGTAAATTGATAACGCACGGAATGCCactttacattattaatgAATCTTCTTTGGAT AAAACAAGAGAAGTCATCATCCAACGCTGTCTTGATTTTGGGATTGACTTAAAATGCAAAAACGAAGTAGCCCTGATTATAGACGGCAGTACGTTGGACTATGCTTTGTCTTGCGACATCAGGATGGAGTTCTTGGAATTATGTTCAGCTTGCAAAGTCGTCATTTGTTGCAGAGTATCGCCGATTCAAAAAGCTGAG GTGGTTGACTTAATCACGAGTAACAAGAAAGCGGTGACACTTGCGATTGGGGATGGCGCGAACGATGTGGCCATGATACAAAAAGCTCACATCGGCGTCG GCATCTCGGGTGTGGAGGGTCTTCAAGCGGCCTGTGCCTCGGATTACTCCATCGCACAGTTTCGTTTCCTGAAACGTCTGTTATTCGTTCACGGTTCTTGGAATTATAGCAGAATGTGTAAATTAATCTTGTATTCGTTTTACaagaatatttgtttatatgtaATCGAATTATGGTTTGCCATCTATTCCGGCTGGTCCGGACAGATCCTTTTCGAAAGATGGTCAATTGGACTTTACAACGTG GTTTTTACCGCTGCTCCTCCATTAGCTATGGGTCTCTTTGACAAAGTGTGTTCCGCGGAAACTCACTTGGCTCATCCGGGATTGTACGCGACGAAGAATAACGGCGAGTCATTCttcaatattaaa GTATTTTGGGTATGGATTATAAATGGGCTGATTCATTCGTCGCTATTGTATTGGCTGCCGCTAATGGCTTTGAAGCAAGACGTAGCTTGGGCGAACGGTAGAGACGGTGGCTATCTTCTACTAGGAAACTTTGTCTATACC TATGTTGTAGTAACGGTATGCGCGAAGGCGGGTCTAATAATAAACTCATGGACATGGGTCACCCACTTGGCGACATGGGGATCTATTATACTCTggttcttatttattttaatatatag TAATTTTTGGCCCGTCTTGAACGTCGGCGCTGTGATGCTGGGCAATGAtagaatgttattttcttcGCCTGTTTTTTGGCTGGGACTCATATTAATACCTACCGCGGTATTACTACTGGATGTCACAGTAAAGGC AGTGAGGAATACTATTTGGAAGTCCGTAACAGAAGCAGCCCGAGAGAATGAAATCAAGAAATCTGATCCTGGTGATATATTCAACAATCAGGATTACAGAAGCTC ATTGACCGAGACGGCGAGGTTgctgaaaaatgttaaaagcgTTTTCACCAGGCGCTCGAACGCCGCCTCCAGAGTCAGTGTCGAGGTGGAGCTATCAC AGATTAATGAATTGCGACCTTTGTTATTGCGCATGCTGCGCGATGCAGATGGTTTCGCGTTCTCGCAAGAGGAGGGTGGCTCGGTGACCCAGACCGACGTGATCAGAGCCTACGACACGAATCTTCCGAAACCCGGCGGGATGTGA
- the Atp8a gene encoding probable phospholipid-transporting ATPase IA isoform X7, whose amino-acid sequence MEVAVTKLVQWFNELRSRVHLYLHAQTLGPVRAENGGSQGDDQLAGQQNDGEERVIFVNAPHQPAKYRNNHVTTAKYSFLSFVPLFLFEQFRRYSNCFFLFIALMQQIPDVSPTGRWTTLVPLIFILSVSALKEIVEDVKRHRADDETNMREVEVLREGRWQWIQWRAIAVGDVVKVHNNTFFPADLIMLSSSEPQGMSFIETANLDGETNLKIRQAHSDTANLLDTAELMNFHANIQCEPPNRHLYEFHGVLRETNKQSVALGPDQLLLRGAMLRNTRWVFGVVIYTGHDTKLMQNNTATAPLKRSTLDRLINTQTLMLFFILLLLCILSAIFNAVWTNANKEGLWYLGLQEEMTKNFAFNLLTFIILFNNLIPISLQVTLEVVRFVQATFINMDIEMYHPETNTPAMARTSNLNEELGIVKYIFTDKTGTLTKNVMEFKRCSVGGRLYDLPNPSNGHGSTSDSNCDLIKDILEGRAVRDPSNPIDKKKAEHAAILHEFMVMLSVCHTVIPEKIDDSIIYHAASPDERALVDGARNFNYVFDMRTPSYVEIKALGETQRYEILNVIEFTSARKRMSVIVKTPEGKIKIFCKGADSAIYERLMSASLETSDLDLEHADDFRETTLEHLEAFATDGLRTLCFASAEIPENVYQWWRESYHKASISVRNRETMLDQAANFIESKLTLLGATAIEDQLQDQVPETIQAFIQADIHVWVLTGDKQETALNIGYSCKLITHGMPLYIINESSLDKTREVIIQRCLDFGIDLKCKNEVALIIDGSTLDYALSCDIRMEFLELCSACKVVICCRVSPIQKAEVVDLITSNKKAVTLAIGDGANDVAMIQKAHIGVGISGVEGLQAACASDYSIAQFRFLKRLLFVHGSWNYSRMCKLILYSFYKNICLYVIELWFAIYSGWSGQILFERWSIGLYNVVFTAAPPLAMGLFDKVCSAETHLAHPGLYATKNNGESFFNIKVFWVWIINGLIHSSLLYWLPLMALKQDVAWANGRDGGYLLLGNFVYTYVVVTVCAKAGLIINSWTWVTHLATWGSIILWFLFILIYSNFWPVLNVGAVMLGNDRMLFSSPVFWLGLILIPTAVLLLDVTVKAVRNTIWKSVTEAARENEIKKSDPGDIFNNQDYRSSLTETARLLKNVKSVFTRRSNAASRVSVEVELSQINELRPLLLRMLRDADGFAFSQEEGGSVTQTDVIRAYDTNLPKPGGM is encoded by the exons ATGGAAGTCGCCGTCACGAAGCTGGTGCAGTGGTTCAACGAACTCAGGTCCCGGGTGCACCTTTACCTGCACGCCCAGACCC TTGGCCCGGTAAGGGCGGAAAATGGTGGCTCACAGGGCGACGATCAGCTAGCCGGGCAACAGAATGACGGCGAAGAGAGGGTCATTTTCGTCAATGCCCCTCATCAGCCGGCGAAATACAGAAACAATCACGTTACTACCGCCAAGTATTCATTTCTGTCGTTCGTACCCCTGTTCCTGTTCGAACAATTCCGCCGCTACAGTAACTGCTTCTTCCTGTTCATCGCACTCATGCAG caAATACCAGACGTATCTCCGACAGGACGCTGGACAACATTGGTTCCACTGATTTTCATTCTTAGCGTGTCCGCTTTGAAAGAGATAGTCGAGGACGTT AAGAGGCACAGAGCGGACGATGAAACAAACATGAGAGAGGTGGAGGTGCTGAGGGAAGGGCGCTGGCAGTGGATACAGTGGCGCGCCATAGCCGTCGGCGATGTGGTTAAG GTTCACAACAACACTTTCTTCCCCGCTGACTTGATTATGTTGTCGTCGTCGGAACCACAGGGTATGTCCTTCATAGAGACCGCCAACCTGGACGGCGAGACGAATCTGAAGATCCGACAGGCCCATTCCGACACTGCCAATCTCTTAGATACTGCGGAATTAATGAATTTTCACGCGAACATTCAATGCGAGCCGCCCAACAGGCATTTATACGAGTTTCACGGAGTCCTACGGGAGACCAATAAACA GAGTGTAGCTTTAGGGCCCGATCAATTGTTACTCCGTGGCGCGATGTTGCGGAACACACGGTGGGTGTTCGGTGTAGTCATATACACGGGACACGATACGAAACTCATGCAGAATAATACCGCGACAGCGCCGTTGAAGCGATCCACCCTGGATCGGTTGATCAACACGCAGACACTGATGCTATTTTTCATACTTCTTCTGTTGTGCATTCTTTCCGCGATATTCAACGCCGTGTGGACGAACGCCAACAAGGAAGGCCTCTGGTACCTGGGATTGCAAG AGGAAATGACTAAGAACTTCGCTTTCAATCTGCTGACGtttattattctcttcaataatttaataccgATATCGCTGCAAGTGACGCTCGAGGTAGTGAGATTCGTTCAGGCTACGTTTATTAACATGGACATAGAAATGTATCACCCGGAAACGAACACTCCGGCGATGGCTCGTACGAGTAACCTGAACGAGGAACTCGGGATAGTTAAGTACATATTCACGGATAAAACCGGCACCCTTACGAAGAACGTCATGGAGTTTAAGCGGTGTTCAGTCGGCGGAAGATTGTATGA TTTGCCAAATCCTTCAAACGGCCACGGAAGTACGAGTGACAGCAATTGCGATTTAATTAAGGATATTTTGGAAGGAAGAGCCGTGCGGGACCCCTCGAATCCTATCGACAAGAAGAAAGCGGAGCACGCAGCCATACTTCACGAGTTTATGGTCATGTTATCAGTTTGCCACACGGTTATTCCCGAAAAAATAGACGATTCCATAATCTATCACGCTGCGTCTCCTG ATGAAAGAGCGCTGGTAGATGGGGCACGTAACTTTAACTACGTGTTTGACATGCGAACGCCCAGCTACGTGGAAATCAAAGCTCTAGGCGAGACGCAGCGATACGAAATCCTGAACGTTATAGAATTCACCTCGGCCAGGAAGCGTATGTCGGTGATCGTGAAAACGCCCGAgggaaagattaaaattttttgcaaaggCGCGGACTCGGCTATTTACGAAAGATTGATGTCGGCTTCTTTAGAAACTAGCGATCTTGATTTAGAACACGCGGATGATTTTCGTGAGACGACCCTAGAGCATTTGGAAGCTTTCGCCACGGACGGATTGCGAACGCTTTGTTTCGCCTCCGCGGAAATACCCGAAAATGTTTATCAG TGGTGGCGCGAATCGTATCATAAAGCGTCGATCAGTGTTAGGAATCGCGAAACTATGTTGGATCAAGCTGCGAATTTTATTGAGAGTAAACTCACGTTATTAGGGGCAACTGCGATTGAAGATCAACTACAAGATcaa GTTCCAGAAACGATACAGGCTTTTATACAAGCTGATATCCATGTCTGGGTATTGACGGGAGATAAGCAGGAAACCGCCCTAAATATCGGTTACTCGTGTAAATTGATAACGCACGGAATGCCactttacattattaatgAATCTTCTTTGGAT AAAACAAGAGAAGTCATCATCCAACGCTGTCTTGATTTTGGGATTGACTTAAAATGCAAAAACGAAGTAGCCCTGATTATAGACGGCAGTACGTTGGACTATGCTTTGTCTTGCGACATCAGGATGGAGTTCTTGGAATTATGTTCAGCTTGCAAAGTCGTCATTTGTTGCAGAGTATCGCCGATTCAAAAAGCTGAG GTGGTTGACTTAATCACGAGTAACAAGAAAGCGGTGACACTTGCGATTGGGGATGGCGCGAACGATGTGGCCATGATACAAAAAGCTCACATCGGCGTCG GCATCTCGGGTGTGGAGGGTCTTCAAGCGGCCTGTGCCTCGGATTACTCCATCGCACAGTTTCGTTTCCTGAAACGTCTGTTATTCGTTCACGGTTCTTGGAATTATAGCAGAATGTGTAAATTAATCTTGTATTCGTTTTACaagaatatttgtttatatgtaATCGAATTATGGTTTGCCATCTATTCCGGCTGGTCCGGACAGATCCTTTTCGAAAGATGGTCAATTGGACTTTACAACGTG GTTTTTACCGCTGCTCCTCCATTAGCTATGGGTCTCTTTGACAAAGTGTGTTCCGCGGAAACTCACTTGGCTCATCCGGGATTGTACGCGACGAAGAATAACGGCGAGTCATTCttcaatattaaa GTATTTTGGGTATGGATTATAAATGGGCTGATTCATTCGTCGCTATTGTATTGGCTGCCGCTAATGGCTTTGAAGCAAGACGTAGCTTGGGCGAACGGTAGAGACGGTGGCTATCTTCTACTAGGAAACTTTGTCTATACC TATGTTGTAGTAACGGTATGCGCGAAGGCGGGTCTAATAATAAACTCATGGACATGGGTCACCCACTTGGCGACATGGGGATCTATTATACTCTggttcttatttattttaatatatag TAATTTTTGGCCCGTCTTGAACGTCGGCGCTGTGATGCTGGGCAATGAtagaatgttattttcttcGCCTGTTTTTTGGCTGGGACTCATATTAATACCTACCGCGGTATTACTACTGGATGTCACAGTAAAGGC AGTGAGGAATACTATTTGGAAGTCCGTAACAGAAGCAGCCCGAGAGAATGAAATCAAGAAATCTGATCCTGGTGATATATTCAACAATCAGGATTACAGAAGCTC ATTGACCGAGACGGCGAGGTTgctgaaaaatgttaaaagcgTTTTCACCAGGCGCTCGAACGCCGCCTCCAGAGTCAGTGTCGAGGTGGAGCTATCAC AGATTAATGAATTGCGACCTTTGTTATTGCGCATGCTGCGCGATGCAGATGGTTTCGCGTTCTCGCAAGAGGAGGGTGGCTCGGTGACCCAGACCGACGTGATCAGAGCCTACGACACGAATCTTCCGAAACCCGGCGGGATGTGA